From Thermococcus sp., one genomic window encodes:
- a CDS encoding SufD family Fe-S cluster assembly protein, with product MFIEREALERLTYQKYGDSPTIKSYTKWKLFEENSPFKLPTEAEAGDVPIKGHVVLSGSGAEFNLPSGVELSEGTLGLSQPEESRILGFHFYALRKAYRLRITRDLVEPLVIVSHLSAKAFISHHISIEAENVKAPIIIYDLAKEGIKSLAVELKAKNADLEVLTVGRHKSLSHYLLRASLGGGTRVKAFTVISAGKMSHHREDYSLEGAKSELILRGMPIAIGSSVDYLTNVLQYGERSKSETRVHGFSYENGWTVHRGVAKVFESAKNSSSGVVSQITIMDEGSLGVSVPMLEVDTGEIESAFHSSAVRQFDEDALFYLRSRGLDSDEAMSLFVHGIGEALSSHLERLRSKARGNVGELIEGLL from the coding sequence CATAAAGAGCTACACCAAGTGGAAGCTCTTCGAGGAGAACTCGCCGTTCAAACTGCCGACAGAGGCGGAAGCAGGGGACGTTCCGATAAAGGGGCACGTCGTTTTATCGGGAAGCGGTGCCGAGTTTAACCTTCCGTCCGGTGTTGAGCTGAGCGAGGGGACTTTAGGCCTTTCCCAGCCTGAGGAGTCGAGAATCCTCGGCTTCCACTTCTACGCCCTCAGGAAAGCATACAGGCTGAGGATTACCAGAGACCTGGTGGAACCCCTCGTCATAGTCTCCCACCTCTCAGCTAAGGCATTCATCAGCCACCACATAAGCATCGAGGCCGAGAACGTTAAAGCTCCGATAATAATCTATGATTTAGCCAAAGAAGGGATTAAATCCCTCGCGGTCGAGCTCAAAGCTAAGAACGCCGATCTTGAGGTTCTGACCGTTGGAAGGCATAAGAGCCTTTCGCACTACCTCCTTAGGGCAAGCCTTGGGGGAGGAACCAGAGTTAAGGCATTCACGGTCATAAGCGCCGGGAAAATGAGCCACCACCGCGAGGACTACTCCCTTGAAGGGGCAAAGAGTGAGCTGATACTCAGGGGCATGCCCATAGCCATTGGAAGCTCGGTGGACTACCTCACCAACGTCCTCCAGTACGGCGAAAGGAGCAAAAGCGAGACGAGGGTTCACGGCTTTTCATACGAGAACGGCTGGACGGTTCACAGGGGGGTTGCGAAGGTCTTTGAGAGCGCCAAGAACTCATCGAGCGGTGTGGTCTCCCAGATAACCATAATGGACGAGGGTTCACTCGGCGTCAGCGTACCGATGCTTGAGGTCGACACCGGCGAAATCGAGTCAGCCTTCCACTCCTCGGCGGTGAGGCAGTTCGACGAAGATGCGCTCTTCTACCTGAGGTCGAGGGGACTCGACAGCGACGAGGCAATGAGCCTCTTCGTCCACGGCATTGGAGAGGCTTTGAGCAGTCATCTCGAAAGGCTGAGGAGCAAGGCCAGGGGAAACGTAGGGGAGCTAATAGAGGGGCTTCTCTGA